In Oncorhynchus tshawytscha isolate Ot180627B unplaced genomic scaffold, Otsh_v2.0 Un_contig_210_pilon_pilon, whole genome shotgun sequence, a single genomic region encodes these proteins:
- the LOC121845513 gene encoding Krueppel-like factor luna isoform X3, translated as MSGSVVEFQAQIASIMEVLANAAVAEICKIVDDGYAVVHLEMSQSHKDNEFLRRKMKLMELQILRFRAERTKSSEGSVHNRFHGIRLLNRHNHRETATTGPTWQSRARLSNRSFGNSSIQRDRQPIDVDQEDVSPSKHMDATSDESAETEEGQPDLLIIKVEGEADDHHSRISHPARTVEGSRELTTQPAAATTEDSAFQLSGTRGNNNYNNTAMEQSAETEEGEPDLLIIKDEGEADDQDSRISHPARTVEGSRELTTQLAAATTEDCAFQPRGNIYNNNNYNNTAMEVSGSDAVLLQSETGTVNQGPQQHTGFEPKAERPSLDTKCDMNGDLNLLRDSLNQVWREVVVTDDGASAAHTKVMDLGSGPVGLETQTSSDIEMRSVGLENHRFSPKSFHSSSEHVIVIDSVSTGQQVDRGFEWGQVGTTTTPQDNGTGNKQGVGGFNRNAPMIRPKSMSDNTTLLVAPGFHPPEKNTGMHLDTGNASEANKDSWSSLASFHRHSEIPGRGVQQPVPASLPDGYFRPSATTFSHSSNFASHFRPGTVERPYGCPSCNKKFLHESDLRHHMTIHTRKRAFACMLCEKSFVSPSKLQVHQNVHTGEKPFSCAQCGRRFSHSSNLKRHQKLHH; from the exons ATGTCGGGTTCCGTGGTCGAGTTCCAGGCGCAGATAGCCTCAATCATGGAGGTGCTAGCCAACGCGGCTGTAGCCGAAATCTGCAAAATTGTTGACGATGGCTATGCCGTTGTACACCTGGAGATGTCCCAAAGCCACAAGGACAACGAATTTCTCCGGAGGAAAATGAAATTGATGGAACTTCAGATCTTGAGGTTTCGAGCGGAGAGAACAAAGTCTTCAGAGGGGTCCGTCCACAACCGCTTCCATGGAATACGCCTCCTAAACAGACACAACCATCGAGAGACGGCAACGACAG GACCTACTTGGCAAAGCAGAGCCAGACTTTCCAACAGGAGTTTTGGGAACAGCAGCATTCAAAGAGACAGACAGCCCATAGACGTGGACCAAGAGGATGTCTCTCCATCAAAGCATATGGATGCTACAAGTGatgag tcagcagagacagaggaagggcaACCAGACCTGCTGATCATCAAGGTGGAGGGAGAAGCAGATGACCATCACTCTAGGATCAGCCACCCAGCTAGAACAGTggagggcagcagagaactaacCACCCAACCGGCTGCAGCCACCACAGAGGACTCCGCCTTCCAGCTCAGTGGCACCAGaggcaacaacaactacaacaacaccgCTATGGAG cagtcagcagagacagaggaaggggaacCAGACCTGCTGATCATCAAGGATGAGGGGGAAGCAGATGACCAGGACTCTAGGATCAGCCACCCAGCCAGAACAGTGGAGGGCAGCAGGGAACTAACCACCCAACTGGCTGCAGCCACCACAGAGGACTGCGCCTTCCAGCCCAGAGGCAAcatctacaacaacaacaactacaacaacaccgCTATGGAGGTCAGTGGATCTGACGCCGTCCTCCTCCAATCAGAAACAGGGACTGTGAACCAGGGACCCCAGCAGCACACAGGATTTGAACCCAAAGCAGAGAGACCGAGTCTGGACACAAAGTGTGACATGAATGGGGACCTCAATCTCCTAAGAGATTCTTTAAACCAGGTGTGGAGAGAGGTAGTAGTGACTGATGATGGCGCCTCTGCTGCTCACACTAAAGTAATGGACCTAGGGAGTGGCCCAGTGGGCCTAGAAACACAGACTAGCTCAGACATAGAAATGAGAAGTGTAGGGTTAGAAAACCACAGGTTTTCCCCCAAGTCGTTCCATTCTTCATCAGAACATGTGATAGTGATTGACTCTGTATCCACTGGCCAGCAGGTAGATAGAGGTTTCGAATGGGGTCAGGTGGGTACAACTACTACACCACAGGACAATGGGACTGGAAATAAGCAGGGAGTGGGAGGGTTTAACAGAAATGCACCAATGATTCGCCCCAAATCGATGAGCGACAACACAACACTTTTGGTAGCACCTGGTTTCCATCCTCCAGAGAAAAATACAGGCATGCATCTTGACACAGGAAATGCAAGTGAGGCCAACAAAGATAGTTGGTCTTCATTGGCAAGCTTCCATAGACACTCTGAAATACCAGGAAGAGGAGTTCAACAACCAGTTCCTGCCTCACTTCCTGACGGTTATTTTAGACCAAGCGCCACAACTTTCTCTCACTCCAGTAATTTCGCCTCACACTTTAGACCTGGCACTGTAGAACGACCATACGGTTGCCCGAGCTGCAATAAAAAGTTTCTCCACGAGAGCGACTTACGGCATCACATGACCATCCACACCAGAAAGCGGGCGTTCGCCTGCATGTTGTGTGAGAAGAGCTTTGTGTCCCCCAGCAAGCTCCAAGTGCACCAGAACGTCCACACTGGGGAGAAGCCCTTCAGTTGTGCACAGTGCGGGCGCAGGTTCTCCCACTCCAGCAATCTGAAAAGACATCAGAAGCTTCATCATTGA
- the LOC112239202 gene encoding uncharacterized protein LOC112239202, which yields MSGSVVEFQAQIASIMEVLANAAVAEICKIVDDGYAVVHLEMSQSHKDNDFLRRKLKLMEFQIARFRAERIKSSEGSVHNRFHGIRLLNRHNHREKAMTGPTWQSRARLSNRSFGNSSIQRDRQPIDVDQDDVSPSKHMEATSNEQSAETEEGEPDLLIIKDEGEADDQDSRISHPARTMEGSRELTTQPAAATTEDPAFQLSGPRGNNNYNTAMEQSGETEEGEPDLLIIKVEGEADDQDSRISHPARTVEGSRELTTQPAAATTEDPAFQSSGPRGNNNFNNTALEFPVVLKAPYIQRMPDFDDKV from the exons ATGTCGGGTTCCGTGGTCGAGTTCCAGGCGCAGATAGCCTCAATCATGGAGGTGCTAGCCAACGCGGCTGTAGCCGAAATCTGCAAAATTGTTGACGATGGCTATGCTGTTGTACACCTGGAGATGTCCCAAAGCCACAAGGACAACGACTTTCTCCGGAGGAAATTGAAATTGATGGAATTTCAGATCGCGAGGTTTCGGGCTGAGAGAATAAAGTCTTCAGAGGGGTCCGTCCACAATCGCTTCCATGGAATACGCCTCCTAAACAGACACAACCATCGAGAGAAGGCAATGACAg GACCTACTTGGCAAAGCAGAGCCAGACTTTCGAACAGGAGTTTTGGGAACAGCAGCATTCAAAGAGACAGACAGCCCATAGACGTGGACCAAGACGATGTCTCTCCATCAAAGCATATGGAGGCTACAAGTAATGAG cagtcagcagagacagaggaaggggaacCAGACCTGCTAATCATCAAGGATGAGGGGGAAGCAGATGACCAGGACTCTAGGATCAGCCACCCAGCTAGAACAATggagggcagcagagaactaacCACCCAACCGGCTGCAGCCACCACAGAGGACCCCGCCTTCCAGCTCAGTGGCCCCAGaggcaacaacaactacaacaccgCTATGGAG CAgtcaggagagacagaggaaggggaacCAGACCTGCTGATCATCAAGGTGGAGGGAGAAGCAGATGACCAGGACTCTAGGATCAGCCACCCAGCTAGAACAGTggagggcagcagagaactaacCACCCAACCAGCTGCAGCCACCACAGAGGACCCCGCCTTCCAGTCCAGTGGCCCCAGAGGCAACAACAACTTCAACAACACCGCTTTGGAG ttcccagttgtcttgaaagcaccatacatCCAGAGAATGCctgactttgatgacaaagtttga
- the LOC121845513 gene encoding Krueppel-like factor luna isoform X2, with amino-acid sequence MSGSVVEFQAQIASIMEVLANAAVAEICKIVDDGYAVVHLEMSQSHKDNEFLRRKMKLMELQILRFRAERTKSSEGSVHNRFHGIRLLNRHNHRETATTGPTWQSRARLSNRSFGNSSIQRDRQPIDVDQEDVSPSKHMDATSDEQSAETEEGQPDLLIIKVEGEADDHHSRISHPARTVEGSRELTTQPAAATTEDSAFQLSGTRGNNNYNNTAMESAETEEGEPDLLIIKDEGEADDQDSRISHPARTVEGSRELTTQLAAATTEDCAFQPRGNIYNNNNYNNTAMEVSGSDAVLLQSETGTVNQGPQQHTGFEPKAERPSLDTKCDMNGDLNLLRDSLNQVWREVVVTDDGASAAHTKVMDLGSGPVGLETQTSSDIEMRSVGLENHRFSPKSFHSSSEHVIVIDSVSTGQQVDRGFEWGQVGTTTTPQDNGTGNKQGVGGFNRNAPMIRPKSMSDNTTLLVAPGFHPPEKNTGMHLDTGNASEANKDSWSSLASFHRHSEIPGRGVQQPVPASLPDGYFRPSATTFSHSSNFASHFRPGTVERPYGCPSCNKKFLHESDLRHHMTIHTRKRAFACMLCEKSFVSPSKLQVHQNVHTGEKPFSCAQCGRRFSHSSNLKRHQKLHH; translated from the exons ATGTCGGGTTCCGTGGTCGAGTTCCAGGCGCAGATAGCCTCAATCATGGAGGTGCTAGCCAACGCGGCTGTAGCCGAAATCTGCAAAATTGTTGACGATGGCTATGCCGTTGTACACCTGGAGATGTCCCAAAGCCACAAGGACAACGAATTTCTCCGGAGGAAAATGAAATTGATGGAACTTCAGATCTTGAGGTTTCGAGCGGAGAGAACAAAGTCTTCAGAGGGGTCCGTCCACAACCGCTTCCATGGAATACGCCTCCTAAACAGACACAACCATCGAGAGACGGCAACGACAG GACCTACTTGGCAAAGCAGAGCCAGACTTTCCAACAGGAGTTTTGGGAACAGCAGCATTCAAAGAGACAGACAGCCCATAGACGTGGACCAAGAGGATGTCTCTCCATCAAAGCATATGGATGCTACAAGTGatgag cagtcagcagagacagaggaagggcaACCAGACCTGCTGATCATCAAGGTGGAGGGAGAAGCAGATGACCATCACTCTAGGATCAGCCACCCAGCTAGAACAGTggagggcagcagagaactaacCACCCAACCGGCTGCAGCCACCACAGAGGACTCCGCCTTCCAGCTCAGTGGCACCAGaggcaacaacaactacaacaacaccgCTATGGAG tcagcagagacagaggaaggggaacCAGACCTGCTGATCATCAAGGATGAGGGGGAAGCAGATGACCAGGACTCTAGGATCAGCCACCCAGCCAGAACAGTGGAGGGCAGCAGGGAACTAACCACCCAACTGGCTGCAGCCACCACAGAGGACTGCGCCTTCCAGCCCAGAGGCAAcatctacaacaacaacaactacaacaacaccgCTATGGAGGTCAGTGGATCTGACGCCGTCCTCCTCCAATCAGAAACAGGGACTGTGAACCAGGGACCCCAGCAGCACACAGGATTTGAACCCAAAGCAGAGAGACCGAGTCTGGACACAAAGTGTGACATGAATGGGGACCTCAATCTCCTAAGAGATTCTTTAAACCAGGTGTGGAGAGAGGTAGTAGTGACTGATGATGGCGCCTCTGCTGCTCACACTAAAGTAATGGACCTAGGGAGTGGCCCAGTGGGCCTAGAAACACAGACTAGCTCAGACATAGAAATGAGAAGTGTAGGGTTAGAAAACCACAGGTTTTCCCCCAAGTCGTTCCATTCTTCATCAGAACATGTGATAGTGATTGACTCTGTATCCACTGGCCAGCAGGTAGATAGAGGTTTCGAATGGGGTCAGGTGGGTACAACTACTACACCACAGGACAATGGGACTGGAAATAAGCAGGGAGTGGGAGGGTTTAACAGAAATGCACCAATGATTCGCCCCAAATCGATGAGCGACAACACAACACTTTTGGTAGCACCTGGTTTCCATCCTCCAGAGAAAAATACAGGCATGCATCTTGACACAGGAAATGCAAGTGAGGCCAACAAAGATAGTTGGTCTTCATTGGCAAGCTTCCATAGACACTCTGAAATACCAGGAAGAGGAGTTCAACAACCAGTTCCTGCCTCACTTCCTGACGGTTATTTTAGACCAAGCGCCACAACTTTCTCTCACTCCAGTAATTTCGCCTCACACTTTAGACCTGGCACTGTAGAACGACCATACGGTTGCCCGAGCTGCAATAAAAAGTTTCTCCACGAGAGCGACTTACGGCATCACATGACCATCCACACCAGAAAGCGGGCGTTCGCCTGCATGTTGTGTGAGAAGAGCTTTGTGTCCCCCAGCAAGCTCCAAGTGCACCAGAACGTCCACACTGGGGAGAAGCCCTTCAGTTGTGCACAGTGCGGGCGCAGGTTCTCCCACTCCAGCAATCTGAAAAGACATCAGAAGCTTCATCATTGA
- the LOC121845513 gene encoding zinc finger and BTB domain-containing protein 20-like isoform X4 — MSGSVVEFQAQIASIMEVLANAAVAEICKIVDDGYAVVHLEMSQSHKDNEFLRRKMKLMELQILRFRAERTKSSEGSVHNRFHGIRLLNRHNHRETATTGPTWQSRARLSNRSFGNSSIQRDRQPIDVDQEDVSPSKHMDATSDEQSAETEEGEPDLLIIKDEGEADDQDSRISHPARTVEGSRELTTQLAAATTEDCAFQPRGNIYNNNNYNNTAMEVSGSDAVLLQSETGTVNQGPQQHTGFEPKAERPSLDTKCDMNGDLNLLRDSLNQVWREVVVTDDGASAAHTKVMDLGSGPVGLETQTSSDIEMRSVGLENHRFSPKSFHSSSEHVIVIDSVSTGQQVDRGFEWGQVGTTTTPQDNGTGNKQGVGGFNRNAPMIRPKSMSDNTTLLVAPGFHPPEKNTGMHLDTGNASEANKDSWSSLASFHRHSEIPGRGVQQPVPASLPDGYFRPSATTFSHSSNFASHFRPGTVERPYGCPSCNKKFLHESDLRHHMTIHTRKRAFACMLCEKSFVSPSKLQVHQNVHTGEKPFSCAQCGRRFSHSSNLKRHQKLHH, encoded by the exons ATGTCGGGTTCCGTGGTCGAGTTCCAGGCGCAGATAGCCTCAATCATGGAGGTGCTAGCCAACGCGGCTGTAGCCGAAATCTGCAAAATTGTTGACGATGGCTATGCCGTTGTACACCTGGAGATGTCCCAAAGCCACAAGGACAACGAATTTCTCCGGAGGAAAATGAAATTGATGGAACTTCAGATCTTGAGGTTTCGAGCGGAGAGAACAAAGTCTTCAGAGGGGTCCGTCCACAACCGCTTCCATGGAATACGCCTCCTAAACAGACACAACCATCGAGAGACGGCAACGACAG GACCTACTTGGCAAAGCAGAGCCAGACTTTCCAACAGGAGTTTTGGGAACAGCAGCATTCAAAGAGACAGACAGCCCATAGACGTGGACCAAGAGGATGTCTCTCCATCAAAGCATATGGATGCTACAAGTGatgag cagtcagcagagacagaggaaggggaacCAGACCTGCTGATCATCAAGGATGAGGGGGAAGCAGATGACCAGGACTCTAGGATCAGCCACCCAGCCAGAACAGTGGAGGGCAGCAGGGAACTAACCACCCAACTGGCTGCAGCCACCACAGAGGACTGCGCCTTCCAGCCCAGAGGCAAcatctacaacaacaacaactacaacaacaccgCTATGGAGGTCAGTGGATCTGACGCCGTCCTCCTCCAATCAGAAACAGGGACTGTGAACCAGGGACCCCAGCAGCACACAGGATTTGAACCCAAAGCAGAGAGACCGAGTCTGGACACAAAGTGTGACATGAATGGGGACCTCAATCTCCTAAGAGATTCTTTAAACCAGGTGTGGAGAGAGGTAGTAGTGACTGATGATGGCGCCTCTGCTGCTCACACTAAAGTAATGGACCTAGGGAGTGGCCCAGTGGGCCTAGAAACACAGACTAGCTCAGACATAGAAATGAGAAGTGTAGGGTTAGAAAACCACAGGTTTTCCCCCAAGTCGTTCCATTCTTCATCAGAACATGTGATAGTGATTGACTCTGTATCCACTGGCCAGCAGGTAGATAGAGGTTTCGAATGGGGTCAGGTGGGTACAACTACTACACCACAGGACAATGGGACTGGAAATAAGCAGGGAGTGGGAGGGTTTAACAGAAATGCACCAATGATTCGCCCCAAATCGATGAGCGACAACACAACACTTTTGGTAGCACCTGGTTTCCATCCTCCAGAGAAAAATACAGGCATGCATCTTGACACAGGAAATGCAAGTGAGGCCAACAAAGATAGTTGGTCTTCATTGGCAAGCTTCCATAGACACTCTGAAATACCAGGAAGAGGAGTTCAACAACCAGTTCCTGCCTCACTTCCTGACGGTTATTTTAGACCAAGCGCCACAACTTTCTCTCACTCCAGTAATTTCGCCTCACACTTTAGACCTGGCACTGTAGAACGACCATACGGTTGCCCGAGCTGCAATAAAAAGTTTCTCCACGAGAGCGACTTACGGCATCACATGACCATCCACACCAGAAAGCGGGCGTTCGCCTGCATGTTGTGTGAGAAGAGCTTTGTGTCCCCCAGCAAGCTCCAAGTGCACCAGAACGTCCACACTGGGGAGAAGCCCTTCAGTTGTGCACAGTGCGGGCGCAGGTTCTCCCACTCCAGCAATCTGAAAAGACATCAGAAGCTTCATCATTGA
- the LOC121845514 gene encoding uncharacterized protein LOC121845514 isoform X6: MSGSVVEFQAQIASIMEVLANAAVAEICKVVDDGYAVVHLKMSQSHKENEFLRRKMKLMELQIARFRSERTKSSEGSVHNRFHGIRLLNRHNHRETATTGPTWQSRARLSNRSFGNSSIQRDRQPIDVDQDDVSPSKHMDATSDEQSAETEEGEPDLLIIKDEGVADDQKSRSSHPARTVEGSRELTTQPAAATSKDPAFQLSGPRGNNNYNNTAMEQSAETEEGQPDLLIIKVEGEADDQDSRISHPARTVEGSRELTTQLAAATTEDTTFQSSGPRGNNNYNNIAMEAKSTVKKEDTEGE, translated from the exons ATGTCGGGTTCCGTGGTCGAGTTCCAGGCGCAGATAGCCTCAATCATGGAGGTGCTAGCCAACGCGGCTGTAGCCGAAATCTGCAAAGTTGTTGACGATGGCTATGCTGTTGTGCACCTGAAGATGTCCCAAAGCCACAAGGAGAACGAATTTCTCCGGAGGAAAATGAAATTGATGGAACTTCAGATCGCCAGGTTTCGATCGGAGAGAACAAAGTCTTCAGAGGGGTCCGTCCACAACCGCTTCCATGGAATACGCCTCCTAAACAGACACAACCATCGAGAAACTGCAACGACAG GACCTACTTGGCAAAGCAGAGCCAGACTTTCCAACAGGAGTTTTGGGAACAGCAGCATTCAAAGAGACAGACAGCCCATAGACGTGGACCAAGACGATGTCTCTCCATCAAAGCATATGGATGCTACAAGTGATGAG cagtcagcagagacagaggaaggggaacCAGACCTGCTGATCATCAAGGATGAGGGAGTCGCAGACGACCAGAAATCTAGgtccagccacccagccagaaCAGTggagggcagcagagaactaacCACCCAACCGGCTGCAGCGACCAGCAAGGATCCCGCCTTCCAGCTCAGTGGCCCCAGaggcaacaacaactacaacaacaccgCTATGGAG cagtcagcagagacagaggaagggcaACCAGACCTGCTGATCATCAAGGTGGAGGGAGAAGCAGATGACCAGGACTCTAGGATCAGCCACCCAGCCAGAACAGTggagggcagcagagaactaacCACCCAACTGGCTGCAGCCACCACAGAGGACACCACCTTCCAGTCTAGTGGCCCCAGAGGCAACAACAATTACAACAACATCGCTATGGAG
- the LOC112239196 gene encoding zinc finger protein 263-like: protein MSNTVVFHAQLASIIEVLANAAVAEICKLVDDGHAALRLEISHSQKEIDNLRRKLVLTKFQNSRRSAERFGALRRTVHRRVDTDHVARERESFVEKAKSRLGYLENRSAYSEGGKCMQDVTNRRDAGRTATDQDGAMQMADMQEAPHIKMENLDTSITEEIVQPVSESSEKIIVAEPGSSSYTEPTGLLDQQGNRHRAPDTSLNIDPENQTFQHPASQYNRARQDHQVAEGVTWETDHQPIEYSLSQWTENQETDNPTVNAPHNAGPESKRLSEHPERRGVPGNSGVCMPTSGSLDWVPDVVMVDSVPIKVEADMSSEWSITGQEVTSGEVCSDSRQLVDNRGRGRMESGQTKCPPDTQHAEQGTTVGSRSKLPDFSGLSNRNRFSSPRVTLHQVPQRGKPAPFPNFNRGSTSSLKGIEKQPQQLTSHSTQRQLRCSLCGKPFPQPAYLRRHMRVHTGEKPYGCSHCTKRFSHSHQLKMHERVHTGEKPFHCIYCGKCFTQSGHMKRHLLIHTGSRPQDVVLP, encoded by the exons ATGTCCAATACCGTTGTCTTTCATGCTCAGCTAGCCTCCATCATTGAGGTTTTGGCGAATGCAGCCGTTGCCGAAATCTGCAAACTTGTAGATGATGGCCATGCTGCCTTACGTTTGGAAATTTCCCATAGTCAGAAAGAAATTGATAACCTGCGGAGGAAGCTGGTTTTGACAAAATTCCAGAATTCTCGACGGAGCGCAGAGAGATTTGGAGCCCTGCGACGCACAGTTCACAGGCGAGTGGACACCGATCATGTtgcccgggagagagagagcttcgTAGAAAAGGCAAAAAGCAGACTTGGATATT TGGAAAATCGTTCTGCCTACAGTGAAGGGGGCAAATGTATGCAGGATGTCACCAACCGGAGAGACGCAGGACGCACAGCGACAGACCAGGATGGGGCCATGCAG ATGGCAGATATGCAAGAGGCACCTCATATAAAAATGGAAAATCTTGACACCAGCATAACCGAAG AGATTGTCCAACCAGTCAGTGAGAGCAGTGAGAAGATCATTGTGGCAGAACCAGGTTCTTCATCCTATACTGAACCCACAGGCCTTCTGGACCAGCAGGGCAACAGACACAGAGCTCCAGACACCTCACTCAATATAGACCCTGAAAACCAGACGTTCCAGCATCCAGCGTCACAATACAACAGAGCAAGACAGGACCATCAGGTTGCTGAGGGTGTGACCTGGGAAACTGACCATCAACCCATAGAATACAGCCTGTCCCAATGGACAGAGAACCAAGAGACTGACAACCCAACTGTGAATGCTCCTCACAATGCAGGGCCAGAATCCAAGAGGCTGTCTGAACatccagagaggagaggggtgcctGGTAACTCTGGGGTCTGCATGCCTACTTCAGGCTCTCTGGACTGGGTGCCTGATGTGGTGATGGTGGACTCAGTTCCCATTAAAGTGGAGGCAGATATGAGTTCAGAATGGAGCATAACTGGCCAAGAGGTGACATCTGGAGAGGTTTGTTCAGACAGCAGGCAGCTTGTGgacaacagaggaagagggagaatggAGTCTGGACAGACAAAGTGTCCCCCTGACACTCAACATGCAGAACAAGGGACAACTGTAGGATCAAGGTCCAAGTTGCCAGATTTCAGTGGACTGTCCAACCGAAACAGATTTTCATCCCCAAGGGTTACCCTCCACCAGGTTCCCCAAAGAGGGAAGCCAGCCCCCTTCCCGAATTTCAACAGAGGCTCCACTTCTTCATTGAAAGGCATAGAAAAGCAGCCACAACAGCTGACGTCTCACTCCACCCAGAGGCAGCTCCGGTGCAGCCTCTGCGGAAAGCCCTTCCCTCAGCCGGCATACCTAAGGAGGCACATGCGGGTCCATACGGGGGAGAAACCGTATGGCTGCAGCCACTGTACCAAGCGCTTCTCCCACAGCCACCAGCTGAAGATGCATGAGAGAGTCCACACCGGAGAGAAACCATTTCATTGCATCTACTGCGGGAAGTGCTTCACCCAGTCCGGCCACATGAAGAGGCATCTCCTTATCCACACTGGCAGCAGGCCACAGGACGTTGTGCTGCCCTGA
- the LOC121845513 gene encoding Krueppel-like factor luna isoform X1, giving the protein MSGSVVEFQAQIASIMEVLANAAVAEICKIVDDGYAVVHLEMSQSHKDNEFLRRKMKLMELQILRFRAERTKSSEGSVHNRFHGIRLLNRHNHRETATTGPTWQSRARLSNRSFGNSSIQRDRQPIDVDQEDVSPSKHMDATSDEQSAETEEGQPDLLIIKVEGEADDHHSRISHPARTVEGSRELTTQPAAATTEDSAFQLSGTRGNNNYNNTAMEQSAETEEGEPDLLIIKDEGEADDQDSRISHPARTVEGSRELTTQLAAATTEDCAFQPRGNIYNNNNYNNTAMEVSGSDAVLLQSETGTVNQGPQQHTGFEPKAERPSLDTKCDMNGDLNLLRDSLNQVWREVVVTDDGASAAHTKVMDLGSGPVGLETQTSSDIEMRSVGLENHRFSPKSFHSSSEHVIVIDSVSTGQQVDRGFEWGQVGTTTTPQDNGTGNKQGVGGFNRNAPMIRPKSMSDNTTLLVAPGFHPPEKNTGMHLDTGNASEANKDSWSSLASFHRHSEIPGRGVQQPVPASLPDGYFRPSATTFSHSSNFASHFRPGTVERPYGCPSCNKKFLHESDLRHHMTIHTRKRAFACMLCEKSFVSPSKLQVHQNVHTGEKPFSCAQCGRRFSHSSNLKRHQKLHH; this is encoded by the exons ATGTCGGGTTCCGTGGTCGAGTTCCAGGCGCAGATAGCCTCAATCATGGAGGTGCTAGCCAACGCGGCTGTAGCCGAAATCTGCAAAATTGTTGACGATGGCTATGCCGTTGTACACCTGGAGATGTCCCAAAGCCACAAGGACAACGAATTTCTCCGGAGGAAAATGAAATTGATGGAACTTCAGATCTTGAGGTTTCGAGCGGAGAGAACAAAGTCTTCAGAGGGGTCCGTCCACAACCGCTTCCATGGAATACGCCTCCTAAACAGACACAACCATCGAGAGACGGCAACGACAG GACCTACTTGGCAAAGCAGAGCCAGACTTTCCAACAGGAGTTTTGGGAACAGCAGCATTCAAAGAGACAGACAGCCCATAGACGTGGACCAAGAGGATGTCTCTCCATCAAAGCATATGGATGCTACAAGTGatgag cagtcagcagagacagaggaagggcaACCAGACCTGCTGATCATCAAGGTGGAGGGAGAAGCAGATGACCATCACTCTAGGATCAGCCACCCAGCTAGAACAGTggagggcagcagagaactaacCACCCAACCGGCTGCAGCCACCACAGAGGACTCCGCCTTCCAGCTCAGTGGCACCAGaggcaacaacaactacaacaacaccgCTATGGAG cagtcagcagagacagaggaaggggaacCAGACCTGCTGATCATCAAGGATGAGGGGGAAGCAGATGACCAGGACTCTAGGATCAGCCACCCAGCCAGAACAGTGGAGGGCAGCAGGGAACTAACCACCCAACTGGCTGCAGCCACCACAGAGGACTGCGCCTTCCAGCCCAGAGGCAAcatctacaacaacaacaactacaacaacaccgCTATGGAGGTCAGTGGATCTGACGCCGTCCTCCTCCAATCAGAAACAGGGACTGTGAACCAGGGACCCCAGCAGCACACAGGATTTGAACCCAAAGCAGAGAGACCGAGTCTGGACACAAAGTGTGACATGAATGGGGACCTCAATCTCCTAAGAGATTCTTTAAACCAGGTGTGGAGAGAGGTAGTAGTGACTGATGATGGCGCCTCTGCTGCTCACACTAAAGTAATGGACCTAGGGAGTGGCCCAGTGGGCCTAGAAACACAGACTAGCTCAGACATAGAAATGAGAAGTGTAGGGTTAGAAAACCACAGGTTTTCCCCCAAGTCGTTCCATTCTTCATCAGAACATGTGATAGTGATTGACTCTGTATCCACTGGCCAGCAGGTAGATAGAGGTTTCGAATGGGGTCAGGTGGGTACAACTACTACACCACAGGACAATGGGACTGGAAATAAGCAGGGAGTGGGAGGGTTTAACAGAAATGCACCAATGATTCGCCCCAAATCGATGAGCGACAACACAACACTTTTGGTAGCACCTGGTTTCCATCCTCCAGAGAAAAATACAGGCATGCATCTTGACACAGGAAATGCAAGTGAGGCCAACAAAGATAGTTGGTCTTCATTGGCAAGCTTCCATAGACACTCTGAAATACCAGGAAGAGGAGTTCAACAACCAGTTCCTGCCTCACTTCCTGACGGTTATTTTAGACCAAGCGCCACAACTTTCTCTCACTCCAGTAATTTCGCCTCACACTTTAGACCTGGCACTGTAGAACGACCATACGGTTGCCCGAGCTGCAATAAAAAGTTTCTCCACGAGAGCGACTTACGGCATCACATGACCATCCACACCAGAAAGCGGGCGTTCGCCTGCATGTTGTGTGAGAAGAGCTTTGTGTCCCCCAGCAAGCTCCAAGTGCACCAGAACGTCCACACTGGGGAGAAGCCCTTCAGTTGTGCACAGTGCGGGCGCAGGTTCTCCCACTCCAGCAATCTGAAAAGACATCAGAAGCTTCATCATTGA